In Ascochyta rabiei chromosome 19, complete sequence, the sequence CTTCGAGGCCGTCCTTGGCTTTTTGGCCGGCTGCTCGTCGAGCGCACGCAGGGGCGACGCGGCTTCTGGTTGGGTCGATCGCAGGCGGCGTTTGGTAGAGGTGGCGGGGGCGGGGGCGGGGGCAGGAGTTGACGCGACCGCGTTGGAGCGCGTCGCGGTCTGCGCGTTGCCGGGCGCGTTGGAGGTGGTCTCGGGAGGTGTCTGTTCGCGCTGGACTTTTGTCGAGGTTGTCTTGGTGGTGGTTGCAGCTTTGCGTTGTCCGCCTCGAGTACGCTTTGCGCGTGTCTCGACTATGGTGACTTCCTCGGTGATCTGGGCAGTCGCGGCAGCGCGACGCGTGCGACGAGTCGACATTGCGCTGCAGTGAAAGTTAGCAGGCGCGTTGTGCGGGCGCGTTGTGCGGGCGCGTTGTGCAGGCGCGCAGAGTGACTCACAGTGCAGGTGTGACTTGTCGCGTGGTTTCTGTGCTTGGTGTTGGGCGTGTTAAGTGCGGCACAAGTGCTTTCAGCtggttggtgttggtgttgaaAGTGCGGGCGCAGCAGTGAAACTGGAAAGTGTGATGTCGAGAGGGAAGGTGCGTTCGGCCGAGCTCATATAGTTGTTCGCGCACGGGTCCCATTGCCGGCAAAACTCCGGCGCGCTATGTCcaagccagccagccagccaggcCATGACGGCGACTGAGCTTCTCGAGCACTCTACACATTGCATCATGGAGGGCCTATTCTACAACGTCAAATACGGGTATGTACACGGCGTGCAGCTGGTTTTTCTGACGTGTTCTGATCGACTGCTTAGCTACATCGAGGGTGTCGTGCGCGGCTACCGCAATGCGCTGCTCACCAGCCAGAACTACAGCAACTTGACACAGTGCGAGACCATCGACGGTAAGCTCTGGTGCAGCGCGACCAGCTCCTCTATCTAACACGGAAGCGCAGACGTCAAGCTGCAGCTATCGCCCGCGTACGGAGACTTCCTCGCCTCCCTGCCTCCCAACCCGTCCACATCTGCGCTCGCCGCCAAAACAACTGACAAGCTCGTCGCCGAGTTCCGCTACATCCAGGCCAATGCTACGGGATCTCTCTCCAAGTTCATGGAATATCTGACTTACGGATACATGATCGACAACGTTGCGCTGCTGATTACGGGTACGCTGCACGAAAGGGACACTCGCGAGCTGTTAGAGAGGTGCCATCCGCTTGGCTGGTTCGAGACGATGCCGGTGCTGTGCGTAGCCACAAACATTGAGGAACTCTACAACTCTGTCCTGATCGAGACACCACTTGCGCCGTACTTCAAGGGCTCGCTCAGCCATCAGGACTTGGACGAGCTGAACATCGAGATCATCCGCAACACCTTGTACAAGAACTACCTGGAAGACTTCCACAACTGGGTCAACACCGATCCTGAGATCGCTGGAACGCCCACTTCGGACGTCATGTCTGAAGTCCTGCAATTCGAGGCGGACCGCAGGAGTATCAACATCTCGCTGAACTCGTTCGGTACCGAGCTTTCCAAGGCAGACAGGAAGAAGCTCTACCCTGCGTTCGGCAAGCTCCACCCGGAGGGCACCATGATGCTGTCGCGAGCAGACGATGTCGAGGGTGTTCGTATTGCTGTAGAGAGCGTCGCAGAGTACAAGACCTTCTTCGATCAGACAGGCCTCAGCCaaggtggcggtggcggtgttGGTAACATGTCTGGTGGCACAGGCGGAGAATCAAGGAGCTTAGAAGACTTGTTCTACCAGAAGGAGATGGAGATTTCGAAGCTGGCGTTCACCTATCAGTTCACGCACGCTGTTGTCTACGCATGGGTCAAATTGCGCGAACAGGTATGTGTCTACCTCTCAGACGAGAGGAAGTCCCGCTAATCCATTGATAGGAAATCCGCAACATTACCTGGATAGCTGAGTGCATTGCGCAGAACCAGAAAGAGCGCATTGGCAACTACATCAGTGTCTTCTAAGCTCCGCATCTGTCGTAGCTGTAGCATATTTGATTTGACCATGGAGCGTATTGGGTGGCGTCAAGGTTCGGTTCGTATATCCAGACTCAGTTCATCAAAATGTACATGTTGTGAGTGTGTTGCATGCTTTCTACTGTTGTCACACCTCCCTCACCGTCGACTGTCACCAAAATGCTGGCTCTGTCGCTCCTATCCATACAGCACCATTTTAACTCTGCACTGTGCCTTGTTTGACTGTAGCTGGGGCGCATGTAGTCTTGCTCGACGCTTCGGTGACGTGGACGCGCACCTTCCTGTTCTTCACGGCTCACTCTCACCTCATCACACTCGCGATTTTTCACCTGCCCTGTTTTACTTACACTCCACGCTCCCGTTCCGCATCAGATCTTCTTCGGACTGTTCTTTTTAGTTGTATTGTATCAGCACCCTTGAAATTTGTTGACAGCCTCGCTTGCCCGAGTGGATAGTTAAGTTTGGTGGCAGCACCATGGCAAGGCACGGCAGCAGACGCCAGCGCCCACATAGCCACTATGAGGTGTACGACCCACTCCCCCGTCCTCGAGGCGGTTCGGCTGTACCACCAGCTTCCCAACAGCAGTCTCAAGGTTGGTGGGTTGGAGGGGAGTGGATTGAAAAGACACGTCCGCAGAAGTCTACTGCCAGCAACCAGTGCCAGTCGCCTATCGTCATTGACGGCCACAGTGGAGACAGCGAATGCTTCGAGGTGCACCCTCCAGCTTCGCAGGCAGCTCGGCCCTCCCAAACCACGCAAGTGGCATCAACAGGCGGCCCTGCAGGGGTTAGATTTGACTTCAACGACAATGAGTATGTTCTGCCCTGGGCGCCTAGGCCGGTCGAGAATACAAGTTGTCGTCAGGTAAGATCTTCAGCTTTGTCATCTTGAGGATGTGTCAAGGTGCTCAGGATGTCTCAGTTCAGTTATTAACAACATACAGGCACGTTCTTTCGCAGAGAGTGCCGACGACGAGCTCCTCTCATACATGGCAGCTCGCTCAATCTCCAGAGGCTTCCTCATAGAGATCGACCAGTTCCTGTGTGGACATCCTGAAATCGCCGACTGTCCCGAGGGGCGCGACACGATCTCCCAGCTCAACACCTCGTCGCCTCTTGAGGCATACAAGTACTTTTTGCGCGGCTACACCAGACCAGCTAGGTATGCTAGAGTGGAACTTTTTGCATGTTTCATGCTGATTTTCAGTAGGTACATCGACGGCATCCTCAAATCAGGGTATTTCACGCTCCCCACAAACTTCTCCTACCGACCGCTTCGATCGAAAACCGACACAGAACTTGTAGACTTCTTCCATGGTTTCGAGTACAGACACGACATCATCGACCGTATCGATGAAGTCGTCCGTCGAGGTGTTCACGCAATGTCCCTTGGACGGGCTGTCCCTTCTGGCTATCGACAGCTGATCTGCTATGCTATCTGGGGCAATCCCTCAGATGCGTATAAGTGGTATGAGTATTCATTACAAGAGGAGTATCTGCCCCACAGATACTTGCCGGAGCATGTTGTTCTGGGACATGTACCAAAGCTGGCTGGTGGGGCTGAACCACAGCCATCGATTCTCGACAGCTCAAGACGCCACATGGATGTGAGATATCGTATGGCGAGAGCGAACGACGAAGGAATCGGTGAGTACCTCCACAGCCTCAAGACTTAGAGCTTGTATCTGCTGACTTGCTCGAGACGTTCTGGACGTCCTCATGACGGAGTTCAGAGCCGCCCTCGTTCGTAGGGGCTTTCGCCGTGTCGACATAGACAACTTGTATGTGGGTGCGAAAATTCGCCTGGAGAACGAGCGTCGGGACCCAACAGGCAAGTGACAACTAGGAGTCCTACAACTTATGAAGATGTTGATTGTTGATGCGCCCCAGGTGTCGACATTGTAGACTTGATCATGGACGAGGTGCCTGCCCAACGCCCCGCGAGTCGTCCTTATATCAATCGCAAACGGAATACACAATCAGCACCAGATCGCTTTGCTCATAACAGAGCGCCATCTCGGCAGAAGCGTAGACGGAGGGTACACAAGACCTTAGCGGATAAGGTGCCCACCGCTTTCAGAACACAAGCAGGAGAACTGCGTTCGGCGAGGATGATTGTGGAGCGCTGTTATGACCAGGAGCAGAATCTCTACAAGCTCTTAGTACGACCGACCGGTGTTACCATTGTTACTTCTGCGGTTACTGCCGCCCGAGAGCGCGCTGAGCGACGCTATGTCAATTGCCTGGTTTGTTATCTGCGAAACACCAACCAAATGAGTGCTGTGGAGGCCAACGAGATGCAGCGTAATTTCACACGTCAGAAGATGGAAAAAGCGGGTTTTTCGTACAGAGCCTATCTGTTAGGCATGTATCCACGCGAGCTGAGGTGAGCTGCGAAGGCGTGGGGTATGGTGGTGGGCGCGTGCTGTTGGTAGTAGCGCGAACTGGAAGGACTGATATACTTCCCACTGTTCGATCTCAACAACTGGGCCTTCTTCCATCGTATAGTTTCCAGTCTCGACGCATCGAATTTGCCTGGATGGTCACGTTATACTGATATCTCATGTTGTATTTCGAAAGCAAGACCTGGAAGCTGTATCGCAACCACACAGTCAGCGAATCAATTTTGGAGAGCAGTTGAAATCTCGGTGTAGTTGGTTCATTCTCTAGCTGTCAGCCGTCTGCAACCCGCAACGAAATTCTCTCGCCAATCAAGCTTCCTCTGTTAGCTGAGAGGCCTCCAGTCAAACATCGCTGCGTCATCCACAGCCTCACTACATGCCCACGAGCCAATCTTCCGTGTTAGAAGGCACGCTTTCAACTTCTTTCCATTCCTTCCTCTCTCCCTCCATCTCCCAACTCCATCGAATTACGTCACATAGCCATTCTCGATCCACGTCTGCGTCTTACCCCCACCCCTAGACGAGCGAGAGTGCCGCTGATGGGACGAAAGATCCTTCATAACGCCCAACCCATCCAACTTGTTCAAAAGCTTATGCACAAACCTCCTCACCCCATGCCGCTTCTTCGCATCCGCACACGGCGGCTCCGGCAGCCGCGCAGCTCCCTGTGGGGGATGCGGCAACGGCTTCTCGACCAACCTAAGCCCGACGTCGGAACGGTACGTCGACGCGCTGATGTCGAAGTACTCGGACGTGTGGCTGCCTGGGCGCGAGGGCGTCGGCGAGCCGTGCACGTGCATGGTGCGGCCGTCGTAGTCGTACGCGTAGTTGGTCGCTGGGTCGTAGCCTGAGACGTAGGCTCGCGACGCGGGTTTGGATGCTGTACCTGCTGCGGAAGGGGAAGGGGAGGGCGGGGCGTGGTAGCGCACTTGTAGGCCTGAGGGATCGATGTAGGTCGTTCGACCGCGGGACGTGGGTGCTGTGTGGTGGGAAGACGGCGAGTAATGCATTGGGGGTTGTGATGGTGCTGGAGAGGCAGAGGTAGAGGGTGCCTGGCGCGTGCTCTGCGTTTTGTGCACTTGTGGTGGGCATGAGCGTCGAGCGACTCGGTCTTGAACCTGTGTGCGTCGAGAGTCCTTGGGCGGGACGCGAGGCAGAGGTCGAGCGTCCAAGTGCCGGTCGATCTTCTCGTCCTCCAGGCGGCCGGACGAGATGACGGAGTCATGGCGCGACGAGGACGAAGGGCGTGGAGGGAGCGGCTTTCGCTTCTCGACCTCGCACGTCCTCTTCGTCTGCTTGCGTGGGAGGACTTCCCTCTCCACCTCTCCGCGCAGTGCAGTGTGCCGCGAGAGCGTAGGCTTGGCCGGCACAGGAGGCGTCGGCAGCTTCTTATTCACGCCGTTGCGATAGCTCACTTCCATTTCCCCGTCGGTGTCGAAGTCGAGAAACATGGTCCCCGAGCTCCCCGGACGAGCAGCTTCAAGGTCCGACGACGACATGTTCCACGCCAGGTGGTCGTCAATCATGGTGTACATTTCCGACATGCGAGAGTGCGCCTGCGACATTGCCACCGACGAAGCCCTACGCGTCGAACCCTGCTGCGAAGGGCCCGTCGAGCGGTAGTCACAGACATTGGGCTGGATGTCCCGGAGCGGTGGACGAGAGACTGGCTTGCGAGGCAACGCCTTCGTCATGCCGGCGTCGCAGGGGTTCCGATCCGGATGATGAGGTTTGCGAGGTGTCTCCGGTAGAGGACGGGCACGATCTGCACGGGCCCGAACTGTGTTCTGGTGGTGAtgtggtgtgtggtgtggtCGACGAGGCCCAGCCTGCTGAGACTTCGCCGTCTGCTGTGCCATGTGGTCGCGCTGCACTTGGAGCGCGGGATACATGGTGTGGTCGAGTAGTGGCGTTTTCTTTCTTGTTGGAGAGGAAGGGCGTGCAAAACGTATTTGTGAGAGCCGGGCTGTGAGGCCTTGCAGTGAAACGCTGGGTGAGGTGTGCGTGAACATTGTTGGGATGTTGGCATTGTGTGCGCGTAGGATTTAGACATTGTGAAGGGGCATTGAGCGAGGTGGTGGAAGAGTTGATGTAGGTTATGGGAGTCTGATGTTGTGAGTGAGTCCATGTTCCGTCAAGTTGGGCACTGAGGTGTTATGAGGAAGTGTACTGACCGACAGGGGTTGCCCAGCCTTGTGAGTGGAGCGCTGTCATAGCAACACCAAAAGTCGGTCACGATCCAAGAGAAGACTGGACAAGCACGATGCGAGTAGAGAAATGATTGCAAAATCAATCTAATGCATCTACATTAGCGAATTAAGTACGTGAAGACCCAGTGCTCGTCATGTCCCTCTCCTCAGGCAGCCACAGTGTATCCGGGATGCGCACAAACAGGAAGAAACATGATAGAGAACTCTGAGTACCAATCAAAATAGAAGCCTTCAAACAAGAGAAGCGGATAGGTATACACCAAACAGAGCCAACTCCTTGCAGGCAACAATGAACAGAGAAAGGCAGAGCCACGCGGCGCCCAGACTCCGGGTATATCAGCGAGCACCAAGGTCGTTTCCAATGACCCTCAATGTACGAGAACAATCGCGGCAAGCTTAGTTCTTGCTGGAGAATTTGTCCTTTAACTTTCCGAAGAACGACCGCctcttgttcttcttgtcGGTGGCAGCCGAGTTGGATGCGAGACTCTGGCTGCCTGGGGTACCCTTGGGGGACACGTCGGAATCTTTGCGGTCCTTCGGAGAGGTCTCAGGTGCAGCAAGGCCCTCGCTCTTGGCGTCAGTGGTACCTGTCTCCGTGCCTGTGGTGACGGTGGGCTGCCTCTGCTCCAGTGTTGTGGGCTTGAAAAGCTCCTCCTTCGCAGGCCTCGCCGGCTCGGCAGCCGCCTTGGTGGCCTCGGTCTGAGCGGAGGAAGAAGCTGGTGCGTTGAGACCGTCGGTGGTGGGAGCTGAGGTTGCATCGGCGTTGCTGGAAGAAGCAATGGGCTCGACAGCCTTGGTAGCAGAGACAGCAACAGGAGCGGCTGATTCGGCGACCGCCTTGGTGGCCTCGGTCTGAGCAGGTGCTGTAGCAGGGGCGTTCAGGCCGCCGGTGGATGACGTCGAAGGCTCATCGCTGGCGCCAGAGAGAGCCCTCTTGATCTCCACCTCGGAGGCGGGCTGGTAGTTGGTCGAGAGCGGGTACGACGAGT encodes:
- a CDS encoding H(+)-transporting V0 sector ATPase subunit d: MTATELLEHSTHCIMEGLFYNVKYGYIEGVVRGYRNALLTSQNYSNLTQCETIDDVKLQLSPAYGDFLASLPPNPSTSALAAKTTDKLVAEFRYIQANATGSLSKFMEYLTYGYMIDNVALLITGTLHERDTRELLERCHPLGWFETMPVLCVATNIEELYNSVLIETPLAPYFKGSLSHQDLDELNIEIIRNTLYKNYLEDFHNWVNTDPEIAGTPTSDVMSEVLQFEADRRSINISLNSFGTELSKADRKKLYPAFGKLHPEGTMMLSRADDVEGVRIAVESVAEYKTFFDQTGLSQGGGGGVGNMSGGTGGESRSLEDLFYQKEMEISKLAFTYQFTHAVVYAWVKLREQEIRNITWIAECIAQNQKERIGNYISVF